The Sulfurihydrogenibium sp. genome contains a region encoding:
- a CDS encoding heavy metal translocating P-type ATPase, whose translation MAIPYKVKELRIGKIKIYSELFKYLTVSNQAFINYFGSLKGVNKVIARKEAGLLTIYYDPASFDLANFYSIFENGDRELILSLLSSNGSEKTQAEEKEDIISPKKWFFLNTLSFIPFMARGLLPGGVLSGIAFGLALPVFYKGFNSLKKGKIDVHSLDSSAIALSIINGNHFSSLLMTWLLSLGDVIQEKTEQRAHVEIEKLLNYKSDKAFVVVDENTVIEKDVNEVKPGDIIVVYDGQKITVDGIVINGDALVNQASLTGESNPVHKKVGDPVYAGTFVEDGKLYIKAEKVGDETALAKIVKIIEEAANQPIEAQLKAEEEANKFVIPTFGLAGLAYALTGDINRVTSTLIIDYHTGIHVSTPLSILSHLSLAAKKGILIKSGRHLEILNQVDTVVFDKTGTLTVGHPELTEIVTFGISEEEALQLGASLEQRIVHPVARSIVATAIKRGIDILPRKNSDYHIGLGVEGEVNDTHLMLGSSKLLEKKHIRVSKKIKEIVDQLHDKGESVLYLVKEGKIVALFGISDPLKPESKEVVKILQSMGREVILCSGDNEDAVKKIAQAVGIKKYYGRAFPDEKAKIIKKLKAEGRKVAFVGDGVNDSPALSVADVGISIRSGADIAIEVADVVIGESMYQLIDAFKISDDALNNIKQNFMINKVVNTIGLIGSLTGVFNPVMSTIINNGASVLMGINAIKPIFKEK comes from the coding sequence ATGGCTATCCCGTATAAAGTAAAAGAGCTAAGAATTGGAAAAATAAAGATTTACAGCGAATTATTTAAATATTTAACAGTATCAAATCAAGCTTTTATTAATTATTTTGGCAGTCTAAAAGGTGTTAATAAAGTTATTGCAAGAAAAGAGGCAGGATTGCTGACTATCTACTATGACCCTGCCTCATTTGATTTAGCTAATTTTTATTCTATTTTTGAAAACGGGGATAGAGAGTTAATACTCTCTCTTCTTTCATCAAATGGGTCTGAGAAAACCCAAGCAGAAGAGAAAGAAGATATAATCTCTCCAAAAAAATGGTTTTTCTTAAATACACTCTCTTTTATACCATTTATGGCAAGAGGGTTGTTGCCGGGCGGAGTTTTATCGGGTATAGCTTTTGGTCTTGCACTACCGGTATTTTACAAAGGCTTTAACTCTCTCAAAAAAGGCAAGATTGATGTTCATTCACTTGATTCTTCAGCAATAGCATTATCCATTATCAATGGAAATCATTTCTCGTCTTTGCTTATGACATGGCTTTTATCGCTTGGTGATGTAATTCAGGAAAAAACAGAGCAAAGAGCTCATGTAGAGATAGAAAAGCTTTTAAATTATAAAAGCGACAAAGCATTTGTAGTTGTTGATGAAAATACAGTAATTGAAAAAGATGTAAATGAGGTAAAGCCAGGTGATATAATCGTAGTTTACGATGGTCAAAAAATAACTGTTGACGGAATAGTTATTAACGGTGATGCTCTTGTAAACCAAGCATCATTAACGGGAGAATCAAACCCGGTTCATAAAAAGGTTGGAGACCCTGTATATGCAGGCACATTTGTAGAAGATGGAAAGCTTTACATAAAGGCTGAAAAGGTTGGAGATGAGACAGCATTAGCCAAGATTGTAAAAATTATAGAAGAAGCTGCAAACCAACCAATCGAAGCACAGTTAAAAGCAGAAGAAGAGGCTAATAAATTTGTCATTCCAACCTTTGGCTTGGCAGGCTTAGCATACGCTTTAACAGGAGATATAAACAGAGTTACATCTACGCTGATTATTGACTATCACACAGGAATTCATGTATCAACACCTTTATCAATTTTATCCCATCTATCCTTGGCGGCTAAAAAAGGAATATTGATTAAATCCGGAAGACATTTAGAAATTTTAAATCAAGTTGATACTGTAGTTTTTGACAAGACAGGAACTTTGACAGTAGGACATCCAGAATTAACTGAGATTGTAACCTTTGGAATTTCTGAAGAAGAAGCTCTGCAGCTTGGAGCGTCATTAGAACAGCGTATTGTCCATCCTGTAGCTCGTTCAATTGTTGCAACTGCTATTAAAAGAGGCATTGATATACTCCCAAGAAAAAATTCCGACTATCATATAGGACTTGGTGTAGAAGGTGAGGTTAATGATACCCACTTAATGCTTGGTAGTTCTAAACTTCTTGAGAAAAAACATATAAGAGTTAGCAAAAAAATTAAAGAAATCGTAGATCAATTACATGATAAAGGTGAATCGGTACTTTATTTGGTTAAAGAAGGAAAAATCGTTGCTTTATTTGGAATATCAGACCCATTAAAGCCGGAAAGTAAAGAAGTTGTAAAAATATTGCAAAGTATGGGAAGAGAAGTAATATTATGTAGTGGTGATAATGAGGATGCTGTTAAGAAGATAGCTCAGGCGGTAGGAATCAAGAAATACTACGGTCGTGCTTTTCCGGACGAAAAGGCAAAAATAATTAAGAAACTTAAAGCTGAAGGTAGAAAGGTTGCGTTTGTTGGTGATGGAGTAAATGATTCTCCGGCTTTATCCGTTGCAGATGTTGGAATATCAATCAGAAGCGGTGCTGATATTGCTATAGAAGTAGCCGACGTCGTAATTGGTGAGAGTATGTATCAGTTAATCGATGCTTTCAAAATTTCTGATGATGCATTGAATAATATTAAACAAAACTTCATGATTAATAAAGTTGTAAATACAATTGGACTAATAGGTTCTCTTACAGGTGTGTTTAATCCTGTTATGTCGACAATTATTAACAATGGAGCTTCGGTATTAATGGGAATAAATGCTATCAAGCCTATATTTAAAGAAAAATAA
- a CDS encoding glycosyltransferase family 2 protein, which translates to MKVSVIIPVYNGEKYITQAILSALEQTYKDTEIIIVDDASTDKTPKIIQEKFKEELQSGKIRYFRNQSNKERSYTRNRGFQESNGEYIFFLDYDDVWESDYIENSIKELKNFDIVYSFPRTFIDENGNIKRVSKKKIDVDAGKVIFSGNIGYPSASGFKRDKFLKFREDLSYREDWELFLRSYLNDLKIKILDNNKIKIREHANRTSKNNIEMMLSTLKLYKEYKDRIPKEYKDFFYFHVGEMCLRFGNLPAGWHLVIKSFKNPEIFNKRNIINLLKWGFRLDRFISYLIHLRTF; encoded by the coding sequence ATGAAAGTTAGTGTTATTATTCCGGTTTATAATGGTGAAAAGTATATAACTCAAGCGATATTATCTGCTCTTGAACAAACGTATAAAGATACGGAAATAATCATTGTTGATGATGCATCTACAGATAAAACCCCTAAAATAATTCAAGAAAAATTTAAAGAAGAATTACAGTCAGGAAAGATAAGATATTTTAGAAACCAATCAAATAAAGAAAGGTCTTATACAAGAAATAGAGGTTTTCAAGAGTCTAATGGAGAATATATATTTTTCTTAGATTATGATGACGTGTGGGAGTCTGATTATATAGAAAATTCTATAAAAGAATTGAAAAACTTTGATATTGTGTACTCTTTTCCAAGGACTTTTATAGATGAAAATGGAAACATAAAAAGAGTTTCTAAAAAGAAAATAGATGTTGATGCAGGAAAGGTTATCTTTTCAGGAAATATAGGATATCCGTCGGCATCAGGGTTTAAAAGAGATAAATTTTTAAAATTTAGGGAAGATTTAAGTTATAGGGAAGATTGGGAACTTTTTTTAAGAAGCTATTTAAATGACTTAAAGATAAAGATTTTAGATAATAATAAAATCAAAATTAGAGAACATGCAAATAGAACAAGTAAAAACAATATTGAAATGATGCTTTCCACATTAAAGCTGTATAAAGAATATAAAGATAGAATTCCAAAAGAATATAAAGATTTTTTTTATTTTCATGTAGGTGAAATGTGTTTAAGGTTTGGAAATCTTCCAGCTGGTTGGCATCTTGTCATTAAATCTTTTAAAAATCCAGAAATCTTTAATAAAAGAAATATTATTAATCTATTAAAATGGGGATTTAGATTAGATAGGTTTATATCTTATCTCATTCACTTGAGGACATTCTAA
- a CDS encoding permease translates to MFEIYDSIATYITKDILNLNPSDKLYEVAHFFIYDTLKIFTLLTLIIFAVSFIRSYFPLEKTRKILSKHKVIAIPLAAILGIFTPFCSCSAVPMFIGFVEAGIPLGAAFAFLVSSPMVNEVALGLLFASFGFQVALAYVVFGVAVAIISGFFIEKLNPRHLIEDYVFELSFGEAEEKQMTFKERIEFAKNNVKDILRKISIYIIVAIGIGSFIHGYVPEEAIKSIMNSAGFLSVPLAVIIGVPLYSNSAGILPVIQALIDKGVPIGTALAFMMATTALSFPEFVILKQIMKPKLIAIFAGIVSVSIIIAGYLFNIIFWRV, encoded by the coding sequence ATGTTTGAAATTTACGACAGCATAGCTACTTATATTACAAAAGATATTTTAAATCTAAATCCAAGTGATAAACTATACGAAGTAGCACACTTTTTTATTTATGATACTTTAAAAATCTTTACACTTTTAACGCTAATAATCTTTGCAGTATCTTTTATCAGAAGCTATTTTCCACTTGAAAAAACAAGAAAGATTTTATCTAAGCATAAAGTTATTGCAATTCCATTAGCTGCTATTCTTGGTATTTTTACGCCTTTTTGTTCTTGTTCTGCCGTTCCAATGTTTATTGGATTTGTAGAGGCAGGAATTCCACTTGGGGCTGCGTTTGCATTTTTAGTATCTTCTCCAATGGTTAATGAAGTTGCACTTGGGCTGTTGTTTGCATCCTTTGGTTTTCAAGTTGCTTTGGCTTATGTTGTGTTTGGTGTAGCGGTTGCTATAATAAGCGGGTTTTTTATTGAAAAATTAAACCCAAGACATCTTATAGAAGATTATGTTTTTGAACTATCTTTCGGAGAAGCTGAAGAAAAACAGATGACTTTTAAAGAAAGAATAGAGTTTGCAAAAAACAATGTAAAAGACATTCTAAGAAAAATATCAATTTATATAATCGTTGCAATAGGAATAGGTAGCTTTATCCATGGATATGTACCGGAGGAAGCAATAAAAAGCATTATGAATTCAGCCGGGTTTTTATCTGTGCCATTGGCTGTAATTATAGGCGTTCCTTTATATTCTAACTCTGCCGGTATTTTGCCGGTTATTCAAGCATTAATAGATAAAGGTGTGCCAATAGGTACTGCATTAGCCTTTATGATGGCTACTACAGCCTTATCATTTCCAGAATTTGTTATCTTAAAACAGATAATGAAGCCAAAACTTATTGCTATATTTGCAGGCATTGTTTCTGTATCAATCATTATAGCCGGATATTTATTTAATATCATATTTTGGAGGGTTTAA
- a CDS encoding arsenate reductase ArsC — protein sequence MKKIAFICTGNSARSQMAEGYGKYFAKLYGKDVEIYSAGSNPSGYVHPLAIKVMAEDGIDISQQYSKHIDEIPINEVDYVITLCGDAAETCPVVPGAKTEHWGLPDPARVIGPTEDAKLEAFRKIRDQIKEKVERLIKEIE from the coding sequence ATGAAAAAGATAGCTTTTATCTGCACAGGAAACTCCGCAAGGTCTCAAATGGCAGAAGGGTATGGAAAATATTTTGCTAAGTTGTATGGAAAAGATGTAGAAATTTACTCAGCAGGCTCTAATCCGTCAGGCTATGTTCATCCATTGGCAATAAAGGTAATGGCTGAAGATGGTATTGACATTTCACAGCAGTACTCTAAACATATTGATGAAATTCCTATCAATGAAGTTGATTATGTTATTACTCTCTGCGGAGATGCTGCAGAAACTTGTCCAGTTGTGCCGGGAGCAAAAACTGAACATTGGGGATTACCAGACCCAGCAAGAGTAATTGGACCAACTGAAGACGCTAAGCTCGAAGCATTTAGAAAAATAAGAGACCAGATCAAAGAAAAAGTTGAAAGGCTTATAAAAGAGATTGAGTGA
- a CDS encoding arsenic transporter, with product MSSLTAYLLFFIVLFFIIKKPFNIGIGWTATVGAILALVLGVVSIKDVYRVVEIVWDPTLAFLGIIFISIILDKIGFFEWAALHMIELSKGDGRVLFVYLLLLGALISAFFANDGAALILTPIVYQKIKHLGLSQKYMLPYIMGSGFVADTTSLPLVISNLVNILTADFFKIGFFEYASVMVFVNIFSLLATIIFTYLFFRKDLIKKIDLEAIEDKPPKYAIKDKFLFKLTWIISAFLLIAFFVGEHYKIPTSFIIGLGAVIFAIASLKERVIDLKFILTKETPWHIVVFSVGMYIVVYGLKNAGFTNILAEIIAKSVEYGNFVIIFTTGFLSAFLSSVMNNMPSVMLVNLAIEEANLPIQTAKILAYSNVIGCDLGPKITPIGSLATLLWLYVLNNKGINISWGYYFKVGIILTIPTLIFTLFGLWLVINF from the coding sequence ATGAGCAGTCTAACCGCTTATCTTTTATTTTTCATCGTATTATTTTTTATCATAAAAAAGCCGTTTAATATAGGCATTGGATGGACTGCAACGGTTGGAGCAATTTTAGCATTAGTCCTTGGTGTAGTATCAATAAAGGATGTTTACAGGGTTGTAGAGATAGTTTGGGACCCAACCTTAGCGTTCTTAGGAATCATTTTTATATCAATCATTCTTGATAAAATAGGATTTTTTGAATGGGCTGCACTGCATATGATAGAGCTTTCAAAAGGTGATGGAAGAGTTTTATTTGTATATCTTTTACTCCTTGGAGCTTTAATCTCTGCATTTTTTGCAAACGATGGAGCAGCATTAATTCTAACACCAATTGTTTATCAAAAGATAAAACATCTTGGACTAAGTCAAAAATATATGCTTCCATACATAATGGGAAGTGGATTTGTAGCAGACACAACAAGCCTACCGCTTGTAATTTCTAATCTTGTAAATATACTTACTGCAGACTTTTTTAAAATAGGATTTTTTGAGTATGCTTCTGTGATGGTTTTTGTAAACATTTTTTCTCTTTTGGCAACAATAATTTTTACCTATCTATTTTTCAGAAAAGATTTAATAAAGAAAATTGATTTAGAAGCCATAGAAGACAAACCACCAAAATACGCCATAAAAGATAAATTTCTATTTAAGCTTACATGGATTATCTCTGCATTTTTATTAATTGCTTTCTTTGTTGGAGAACATTATAAAATTCCAACTTCCTTTATAATCGGACTTGGAGCTGTAATCTTTGCCATTGCTTCATTAAAAGAAAGAGTCATTGATTTAAAGTTTATTCTAACAAAAGAGACACCATGGCATATTGTTGTTTTCTCAGTTGGAATGTATATTGTAGTCTATGGTCTAAAAAATGCAGGATTTACTAATATATTAGCTGAAATTATAGCCAAATCCGTAGAGTATGGAAATTTTGTAATTATTTTTACAACAGGATTTTTATCAGCGTTTTTATCTTCTGTGATGAACAATATGCCATCTGTAATGCTTGTAAACCTTGCCATAGAAGAAGCAAATTTACCTATACAAACAGCAAAAATATTGGCTTATTCAAATGTTATTGGGTGTGATTTAGGACCAAAAATAACACCAATAGGTTCTTTGGCTACACTTCTGTGGTTATATGTACTTAATAACAAAGGAATAAATATTTCATGGGGATACTATTTTAAAGTTGGTATAATTCTGACAATTCCAACGTTGATCTTTACTTTATTTGGACTTTGGTTAGTGATAAATTTTTAA